The DNA sequence AACTATTGATATTACGAGGATTAAGTAACAGTACTATGGCTGGTTATTAGCGAGAAATACGCTGGATTTCAATTCACCGGCTTGGGATTTTTCGGCTAACGCTGGTGGGTAGGCCTTCGCTTGCTAGCACTTGTTGTAACTTTCATTGTTGGAAAAGGTTTGGCTATCCAGTCTTTCGTTGTGTCTAGTCTTTCGTTCTACAGCCAAAGAAAATACATATTGTCATTCTCGAGATCTTTAGTCGAGAATCTCTAATGAGTGTATAACTTAGCTGATTTGATTGGTTTGTAAGCCTTCGCTTGTGAGCTGATGGTTTTTATTCTTCGAGGGAGTTATGCTCTTTCAACAGCAAAAGAAAACAGGTCACGCAGAGCTTAGCCCGCTCGTGACACTATGCTGTCGCATAACTCACAGTCCGGTATACAGGGACGGCAGAGCCTTTCCCGCTCATAAGACTGAACTGCCGTTCAATTCGCCTAGACGTTTTTATCTTACTAAATAAATCTCTTTTTAACGCACCGGCTTGGACAGCACATCCCTGTGCAGAGCCGTGGGCTTTGGCGCTCAATTAAAAAAGGTTTGTATGTCCCATAATTCGTTATATGTATAGCTCGTACTTAACACTCGTTCTAAATTGCTTGTACTTCTCAAATAAGTCATCAGTTAAATTTATAATTTCAACTGCATGTTCGTTATATTTCCCTAAGGTATCTTCTTCTCCACCACGATCAGGATTAAGTTCAGGGTATAAACAATACCGCTGATTCTCCATAACGAGATGTGAAGGATGATGAAAAAAATGAGTTGCAGTCCAATTCATAACTGTTGATAACGATTGACCAAACTCAGTAAATTTTTTATTAAGATCGGCATTGATAAAGTCATATTCAGTTTCTTCTGAATAATAAACAAAATTTCTTAGCCTACTTTTATCGCTTGTGCTGTATGAGTGGTCATCGTTTAATGAGGATATATATTCAGTTAGAAAGTATTCTTCAAAGCCATCAGTTATTTTTTGAAATAGTTTTAAGTCATGTTCGCGAGCTAGAACTTTCCCCTCAGATTCACTATCAAATTTACCATTTACTTCGATTTTTGTTTTTTCTCTTTGTAAAAGAATATTATGAGTTAACCCCAAAGCTATCAGAACTATACCCACCAACGAGTCATATGCACCTAGGATTTGAAAATCAAACTCCTTTTTAAGCACTTCATTTAGAATGTTTTGAAAAATGGAAGACGAAGTGAGGCCAAGCCCAGTGATAATAACAGCCCAAGTAACTTTGTTAGAAAACTCAGGGAAAAATAATCTGAATACCTTTTCGATTTTTGACCAGTTAATAATAAACACTCCAATCTGATATACATATAACAAGGATGTGGAATTTCTTCATTTTAAGAAAAAGCACACGTTATCGAGATTTAATTTTCATTTAAAAACAATATATTAAAAATTTTCCTGCCTATTCATTTTTATATTAATTTCGGCAAGACGCAACAAAAGACCTTCTACCGCTACAAAGCTCTCATTAACATATTGTTCAGAGATAATTATTGTACTTGAGTATAAACTAAGACCTTTTGTACTCTTTATGGTGTTCAATAAGTTTTTACATGCACTTACAGAACAATGACGATATTGATCTAAATCACCTTCACTGTGAGCAAGGGCATTTCTTAATTTATTCAAAGTACAAATTTTTGACCAATGTTTTTCTATTTTATCCTCAGAAAAGTCTGCTTTGAAATGTTTTTGAAGGTACTCTTTAAATTTCGGGACTCCATAACCATTTATATTGACATATTCTTCAAAGCTTTCAGAAATTTGATATCTTTCAGATTTTTCTTTGCATATTTTTGCCATCAAATTTTCTAGCAATGAATAAGTGATCAGCAGAGTCGAAACACGATGAATTCTGTCAAAGAAATGCTCAAAGAAATGAAGTTCTAATTCAAGTTCTTCTTTCATTTCCTCATGTGGTTCTTGGCTTATCTGATTTAATAATTGATCTCTGTCTTGCTTATGACGTTCCTCAGAAGAATTAAAGTGATTTTTCACAACATTTATTCGATTACTTATAGTTTGAGATGTCGCAGAATGACTAAGAAAGTCATAGGGGTTTTTTGTATTTTTACTGAACATTGAAATAACACCTGATTAATATAATGTCTTATCAGACGTAAAATCCCGTGTTTCCACAAGAAATATAGCCATCAAATATTTGTGAAAAAATAAACATTACATGTTTTGAGGCTACTTATCAAATGGTTACATTTTGTAACAAGATTTAGCTATTGTGGTAAGGGGGATTATTCCGTATTTGCGGTGGAAACATGGAATCGAAATAATACAGCGGGGTGTATTAGTTTTGAAAATAGAGTAGGAGGTTGTGTTTTTTTCATTGGAAAAGGTTGTATACCCATTTTTTGTTATGAATTCAAAATACTAGGTTCACCAAACCAATGCGGTTAGGAAATTTCCGACCGTTTTTATTGCTCAATCAATCTCTTTAGCAAGTGGAAACATGGATGTTTCCACTAAGTTCGGCTCTGCACATGGATGTGCTGTCCGGACTGGTGCGTTAAAAAGAGATTTATTTAGTAAGATAAAAAAACGTCCCGGACGGCATTCTTTTGGTTACTTTTCTTTTGCTGTTGAAAGAGCATGACTCCCTCGAACTGCGAAACTGCGTTTCGGTTTCTCATCGTCTACACGCCATCAAGGGCGGAAGACCAACAAATAATGTTAAACCAAACGCTTACAAGCGAAAGCCTGCAAACCAATCACATCAACTAGGTTACAAACTCATTATAGAATGACGATGAGTAGTCTATTTGTCGACTAAAACAACAAGTGAAAGTCACACGCCGTCAGGGCGGAAGACCAACAAAAAAAGTTAAACCAAACGCTTACAAGCGAAAGCCTACAATCACACCAAATCAGCTAGGTTACAAACTCATTGAGAGAATGACGATGAGGTGTAGTTTATTTGTCGATCAAAACAACAAGTAAAAGCTAAACAGAAAACCTATAGCAATTTATATTGCCCATTATCAATATCATCAATTGTCCAATCACCAATCCGATAACGAATCAACCGTAAGGTTGGAAAACCAATATGCGCCGTCATACGCCGTACCTGACGATTACGGCCTTCACTAATAGTAATGCTTAACCAGGTAGTCGGAATATTGGCTCGTTCGCGAATAGGGGGTACACGCGCCCAAATAGCGGGCTGTTCCATTAACTCAATACCGGCCGGCAGGGTTAAACCATCTTTAAGATTAACGCCATCACGTAATTTTTGCAGATCCGCTTCAGTCGGTCTGCCTTCTAC is a window from the Psychromonas ingrahamii 37 genome containing:
- a CDS encoding pseudouridine synthase gives rise to the protein MNTQQLPPVSDATRKILLFNKPFNVLSQFTDQDNRQTLKDYIDIPEVYAAGRLDRDSEGLLLLTNDGKLQAKITEPNAKTSKTYWVQVEGRPTEADLQKLRDGVNLKDGLTLPAGIELMEQPAIWARVPPIRERANIPTTWLSITISEGRNRQVRRMTAHIGFPTLRLIRYRIGDWTIDDIDNGQYKLL